In one window of Acidovorax sp. HDW3 DNA:
- a CDS encoding DUF3619 family protein — MTTAVRPAAPTPAAEQFARRVAVRLSDGTDALPYDISERLRAARVQALARRKREVVVQQLRPAPVVVRQGRSAALGGWGSEGGTWWRALASAIPLMALFVGLVVVNVNETEYSTTEVAEVDAALLTDDLPPSAYADPGFVQYLKSVDTSTH; from the coding sequence ATGACCACCGCCGTCCGCCCAGCCGCCCCCACCCCCGCCGCCGAACAATTCGCCCGGCGCGTTGCCGTGCGCCTGTCCGACGGCACCGACGCCCTGCCCTACGACATCTCCGAGCGCCTGCGCGCTGCGCGCGTGCAAGCGTTGGCACGGCGCAAGCGCGAGGTCGTGGTGCAGCAGCTGCGCCCCGCCCCGGTTGTGGTGCGCCAGGGCCGCAGCGCAGCGCTGGGCGGTTGGGGCAGTGAAGGCGGTACCTGGTGGCGTGCCCTGGCCTCGGCCATCCCGCTCATGGCCTTGTTCGTCGGCCTGGTGGTGGTCAACGTCAACGAAACCGAATACAGCACCACCGAAGTCGCCGAAGTCGATGCAGCCCTGCTCACCGATGACCTGCCCCCCTCGGCCTACGCCGACCCGGGGTTTGTGCAATACCTCAAGAGCGTGGACACCTCCACGCACTGA